In Nitrospirota bacterium, the following are encoded in one genomic region:
- a CDS encoding DegQ family serine endoprotease — protein sequence MGFLKRLEKKNVVIAIILISIGVTAGVIISSNLGWIPLGQAKVEPIPPRITQQLAETEKAFVEISKRVTPAVVNISTTKTMRGMEKGQLSPFFNDPFFRRFFGDDLFREHEMPRKHKEQSLGSGVIVTDDGYIVTNNHVVEGADEIKVVLSDRKEYVGKVVGADPKTDLAIVKIKASDLPAIVWGDSDNIEVGEFVLAIGSPFGLNQTVTSGIISAKGRANVGIADYEDFIQTDAAINPGNSGGALVNIRGELIGINTAIFTRSGGYMGIGFAVPSNMAKSVMDSLVKEGRVTRGWLGVYIQDITPELAKQFKLSSNRGALVSDVMEGSPADKAGLQRGDVILQYNGKEVENNSHLRNIVAQTQVGKTIDVKVIRDGRTELIKVVIGELPAEMAKGENGEGSAGGFFQGLTIQSLTPELRQRYDIPEKIKGIIVAGVNADTPAEDYGLKAGDVILQINRKDIKSVKDFNKIAEEIKSGDSVLILIYRDGMTIYVTLSP from the coding sequence ATGGGTTTTTTAAAGAGACTTGAAAAGAAAAATGTCGTAATTGCAATTATACTTATTTCTATTGGTGTAACGGCCGGCGTTATTATTTCTTCTAATCTTGGCTGGATTCCCCTTGGTCAGGCCAAGGTTGAACCCATTCCACCCAGGATCACTCAGCAATTGGCTGAAACTGAAAAGGCCTTTGTTGAAATTTCCAAGCGTGTAACTCCGGCTGTAGTAAACATCTCAACTACCAAGACGATGAGAGGGATGGAAAAAGGACAGTTGTCCCCCTTCTTTAATGACCCTTTTTTCAGGCGTTTTTTTGGCGATGACCTTTTCAGAGAGCATGAGATGCCTCGAAAACATAAAGAGCAGAGTCTCGGTTCCGGAGTAATTGTCACTGATGATGGCTATATTGTGACAAATAACCATGTAGTTGAGGGTGCTGATGAAATAAAGGTTGTGCTGTCTGACAGAAAGGAATATGTCGGTAAGGTGGTTGGTGCAGACCCAAAGACTGATCTCGCAATAGTAAAAATTAAGGCCAGCGATCTGCCGGCTATAGTGTGGGGAGATTCTGATAATATTGAGGTTGGAGAGTTTGTCCTTGCAATAGGCAGTCCGTTCGGTCTCAATCAGACGGTTACGAGTGGTATCATAAGCGCTAAAGGAAGGGCAAATGTAGGTATTGCTGATTATGAGGATTTTATTCAGACAGATGCTGCAATTAATCCCGGTAATTCCGGCGGCGCCCTCGTAAATATAAGGGGTGAGTTGATAGGAATAAATACCGCCATATTTACGAGAAGCGGCGGCTATATGGGGATAGGTTTTGCTGTGCCGAGTAACATGGCTAAATCTGTCATGGACAGTCTGGTCAAAGAGGGAAGGGTTACCCGGGGATGGCTTGGGGTTTATATACAGGACATTACCCCGGAGCTGGCAAAACAGTTTAAGCTCAGCAGCAACAGGGGGGCGCTTGTCAGTGATGTTATGGAAGGCAGTCCGGCGGATAAGGCGGGGCTTCAGAGGGGTGATGTAATATTACAGTACAATGGTAAAGAGGTTGAGAATAATTCACATCTCAGAAATATCGTTGCTCAGACACAAGTTGGAAAGACTATTGACGTTAAGGTAATTAGGGATGGAAGGACAGAGCTGATCAAAGTTGTTATTGGAGAACTTCCTGCAGAAATGGCTAAGGGAGAAAACGGAGAAGGAAGTGCGGGCGGCTTTTTTCAGGGATTAACAATACAGAGCCTTACTCCTGAATTAAGGCAGCGATATGATATCCCAGAAAAAATCAAAGGGATAATAGTTGCAGGAGTGAATGCAGATACTCCTGCTGAAGACTACGGACTTAAGGCAGGTGATGTAATTTTGCAAATAAACCGGAAGGATATTAAGTCGGTCAAAGATTTTAATAAGATTGCAGAAGAAATAAAATCAGGGGATAGTGTTTTAATCCTCATTTATCGTGACGGAATGACGATTTACGTTACACTGTCTCCATAA
- the bioA gene encoding adenosylmethionine--8-amino-7-oxononanoate transaminase produces MNHKPVSLEEKDKRYIWHPFTQMKEWLAETPLVIDKGAGSYIFDTKGRKYIDGSSSIWVNIHGHRKKEIDTAIQGQLKKIAHSTLLGLSNTASILLAEKLIGLAHNSGLHSMSKVFYSDNGSTAVEVGLKMAFSYWQLKGGRYKKKTKFLALENAYHGDTIGSVSLGGIDLFHKLYKPLLFETIRIPSPDCYRCKAGSAYPDCDLTCARETERIFRRHHKEIAAIIIEPIVQAAAGIIISPPGYLSLISSICKQYDILFIADEVATGFGRTGKMFACEHEGIHPDMMAIAKGITGGYLPLAATLVTDDIYNAFLGEYREFKTFFHGHSYTGNPLGCAAAIANIDIFEHDKVLEKVRMKGRLLEKLLAPLKDHPHIGDIRQKGLMAGIELVQDKSAKTPYPLEDKTGYRVCTRARDMGLILRPIGNVIVLMPPLSISSAALKKMASIIVHAIDSVTGSG; encoded by the coding sequence ATGAACCATAAGCCTGTCAGCCTGGAAGAAAAAGACAAGAGATACATATGGCATCCCTTTACACAGATGAAGGAGTGGCTGGCTGAAACCCCTCTTGTAATTGATAAGGGGGCCGGCTCGTACATTTTCGACACAAAAGGGAGGAAATATATAGACGGGTCATCTTCCATATGGGTTAACATTCATGGGCACAGAAAAAAAGAGATTGACACGGCAATTCAGGGACAACTCAAAAAAATAGCCCACAGCACTCTACTCGGCCTTTCAAATACAGCCTCAATACTGTTGGCTGAAAAACTAATCGGACTGGCACATAACTCCGGACTTCATTCCATGTCAAAGGTTTTTTACTCAGATAATGGCTCAACTGCAGTTGAAGTAGGACTAAAGATGGCATTCAGCTACTGGCAGCTTAAAGGAGGCAGATATAAGAAGAAGACTAAATTTCTTGCATTGGAAAATGCATATCATGGAGATACGATCGGCTCTGTGAGCCTCGGAGGTATAGACCTGTTTCACAAATTATATAAACCCCTGCTGTTTGAAACCATAAGAATCCCCTCACCTGACTGCTACAGGTGTAAGGCTGGCAGCGCTTATCCTGATTGCGACCTGACATGTGCGAGAGAGACAGAAAGGATATTCAGACGACATCATAAGGAGATAGCAGCTATCATTATTGAGCCGATAGTACAGGCTGCTGCGGGAATAATCATATCTCCACCAGGGTATCTCAGTCTGATTAGTTCAATATGTAAGCAATATGATATCTTATTCATCGCGGATGAGGTTGCAACTGGGTTTGGACGTACCGGGAAAATGTTTGCATGTGAACATGAAGGGATCCATCCTGATATGATGGCAATTGCCAAAGGGATTACCGGCGGGTATCTTCCGCTAGCAGCCACATTAGTCACTGACGATATATACAATGCATTCCTTGGAGAGTATAGGGAGTTTAAGACTTTTTTCCATGGTCACAGCTACACAGGTAATCCCCTTGGATGTGCTGCTGCCATAGCAAACATTGATATTTTTGAACATGATAAAGTCCTTGAGAAGGTCAGGATGAAAGGCCGCCTGCTTGAGAAGCTGCTTGCCCCATTGAAGGATCACCCCCATATCGGAGATATCAGGCAAAAGGGGCTGATGGCAGGCATAGAGCTTGTACAAGATAAATCAGCAAAGACACCATACCCACTGGAAGATAAAACCGGCTACCGGGTATGCACAAGAGCAAGAGATATGGGGCTTATATTAAGGCCTATCGGAAATGTTATTGTATTAATGCCGCCTCTTAGTATATCATCAGCAGCTTTAAAAAAAATGGCCTCCATAATTGTCCATGCTATAGACTCAGTCACAGGCAGTGGATAA